In Panthera tigris isolate Pti1 chromosome D2, P.tigris_Pti1_mat1.1, whole genome shotgun sequence, one DNA window encodes the following:
- the SMNDC1 gene encoding survival of motor neuron-related-splicing factor 30 isoform X1, giving the protein MSEDLAKQLASYKAQLQQVEAALSGNGENEDLLKLKKDLQEVIELTKDLLSTQPSETLASSDSFASTQPTHSWKVGDKCMAIWSEDGQCYEAEIEEIDEENGTAAITFAGYGNAEVTPLLNLKPVEEGRKAKEDSGNKPMSKKEMIAQQREYKKKKALKKAQRIKELEQEREDQKVKWQQFNNRAYSKNKKGQVKRSIFASPESVTGKVGVGTCGIADKPMTQYQDTSKYNVRHLMPQ; this is encoded by the exons ATGTCAGAGGATCTAGCAAAACAGCTGGCAAGCTACAAAGCTCAACTCCAGCAAGTTGAAGCTGCATTGtctggaaatggagaaaatgaagatttgctgaaattaaagaaagatttaCAA gaagttATAGAACTAACCAAAGACCTTCTGTCAACTCAGCCTTCTGAAACTCTTGCAAGTTCAGACAGTTTTGCTTCTACTCAGCCCACTCATTCATGGAAAGTAGGAGACAAGTGTATGGCAATCTGGAGTGAAGATGGACA GTGTTATGAAGCCGAGATTGAGGagatagatgaagaaaatggcaCCGCTGCAATCACCTTTGCTGGCTATGGCAATGCTGAAGTGACTCCACTGTTGAACCTCAAACCtgtagaagaaggaaggaaggcaaaggaGGACAGTGGCAACAAGCCCATGTCAAA aaaagaaatgattgcCCAGCAGCgtgaatataaaaagaagaaagctttgaaaaaagcacagagaataaAAGAACTTGAGCAGGAAAGAGAGGACCAGAAGGTGAAATGGCAACAGTTTAACAATAGAGcctattctaaaaacaaaaaaggccag GTTAAAAGGAGTATTTTTGCTTCACCTGAGAGTGTAACGGGCAAAGTTGGAGTAGGAACTTGTGGAATTGCTGATAAACCTATGACACAATATCAAGATACCTCTAAATACAATGTCAGGCATTTGATGCCTCAATAA
- the SMNDC1 gene encoding survival of motor neuron-related-splicing factor 30 isoform X3 → MEVIELTKDLLSTQPSETLASSDSFASTQPTHSWKVGDKCMAIWSEDGQCYEAEIEEIDEENGTAAITFAGYGNAEVTPLLNLKPVEEGRKAKEDSGNKPMSKKEMIAQQREYKKKKALKKAQRIKELEQEREDQKVKWQQFNNRAYSKNKKGQVKRSIFASPESVTGKVGVGTCGIADKPMTQYQDTSKYNVRHLMPQ, encoded by the exons ATG gaagttATAGAACTAACCAAAGACCTTCTGTCAACTCAGCCTTCTGAAACTCTTGCAAGTTCAGACAGTTTTGCTTCTACTCAGCCCACTCATTCATGGAAAGTAGGAGACAAGTGTATGGCAATCTGGAGTGAAGATGGACA GTGTTATGAAGCCGAGATTGAGGagatagatgaagaaaatggcaCCGCTGCAATCACCTTTGCTGGCTATGGCAATGCTGAAGTGACTCCACTGTTGAACCTCAAACCtgtagaagaaggaaggaaggcaaaggaGGACAGTGGCAACAAGCCCATGTCAAA aaaagaaatgattgcCCAGCAGCgtgaatataaaaagaagaaagctttgaaaaaagcacagagaataaAAGAACTTGAGCAGGAAAGAGAGGACCAGAAGGTGAAATGGCAACAGTTTAACAATAGAGcctattctaaaaacaaaaaaggccag GTTAAAAGGAGTATTTTTGCTTCACCTGAGAGTGTAACGGGCAAAGTTGGAGTAGGAACTTGTGGAATTGCTGATAAACCTATGACACAATATCAAGATACCTCTAAATACAATGTCAGGCATTTGATGCCTCAATAA
- the SMNDC1 gene encoding survival of motor neuron-related-splicing factor 30 isoform X2, whose amino-acid sequence MSRSEIMDQLWRAPRCWVTGRRAGRLAVAPLEPFQASRLSLDGNRKHRGGSSETRRVCFMSEDLAKQLASYKAQLQQVEAALSGNGENEDLLKLKKDLQEVIELTKDLLSTQPSETLASSDSFASTQPTHSWKVGDKCMAIWSEDGQCYEAEIEEIDEENGTAAITFAGYGNAEVTPLLNLKPVEEGRKAKEDSGNKPMSK is encoded by the exons ATGTCGAGGTCTGAAATAATGGACCAGTTGTGGCGGGCCCCGAGGTGTTGGGTGACTGGGAGGAGAGCAGGCAGGCTCGCCGTAGCCCCCTTGGAGCCCTTCCAAGCTTCCAGGCTGTCGTTGGACGGGAATCGTAAACACAGAGGAGGATCCTCGGAAACCCGGCGTGTTTGCTTT ATGTCAGAGGATCTAGCAAAACAGCTGGCAAGCTACAAAGCTCAACTCCAGCAAGTTGAAGCTGCATTGtctggaaatggagaaaatgaagatttgctgaaattaaagaaagatttaCAA gaagttATAGAACTAACCAAAGACCTTCTGTCAACTCAGCCTTCTGAAACTCTTGCAAGTTCAGACAGTTTTGCTTCTACTCAGCCCACTCATTCATGGAAAGTAGGAGACAAGTGTATGGCAATCTGGAGTGAAGATGGACA GTGTTATGAAGCCGAGATTGAGGagatagatgaagaaaatggcaCCGCTGCAATCACCTTTGCTGGCTATGGCAATGCTGAAGTGACTCCACTGTTGAACCTCAAACCtgtagaagaaggaaggaaggcaaaggaGGACAGTGGCAACAAGCCCATGTCAAAGTAA